ctgtgtctgtgtctgtgtgtgtgtgtgtgtgtgtgtgtgtatgtgtgtgtgagactctaACTGACTCTGCTTgatccccctcccccacccacagGAGCCTATGAACGAGCAGAACTTTGACACGTACGTGGACACGCTGACAGACATGTACACGCACCAGGACCAGTACCAGAGCCCGGAGAACAAGGCGCTTCTGGAGAACATCAAGCAGGCCGTGCAGGGCATCCACGTGTAAGGGTGGGGGCCCTCCTGAACTAACCAATGGCTGAAGCCGTCACTGAGTCTGATGGCAGCGTCACCCAATCAAATTCAAACATGTTGAGCAAaacaacatgaaaaaaaaagatacaaGGGAAGAGGACGCAGAGGAGACGAGACAGATGTAACATTTATGGATCATTATTTTATGGCTGTAATTTATCTAATAATTTTTGCATTATGAACAGTGCTGATACGCTCTCAAAATTCCATAACTATGATTTAATGCCTTGCTTTAAATGTAATTACCAATTGTGGCACTTGTTTTAAACAGCAttcatattttgtacattttcaTATGACCTGACATAATGTGATGTAATGTTTATAGCTGCTAATTAATGTATGCACATtttagtgtatatgtgtgttattTTAAAAGATTATTGACTAaatgacagatcttgaaatgtGCAGTAGGGTGGAATGTTACAGGCTGAGAGTGCAAGGAGCAGTGTTTCATAGAACCTTTTTTTCCTTGGGAAAACATGTCTGTGTATAGGCTGTTTGGTGGTTGTATATTTATACGTTTtgtaaaaacagaaaaaagtaaaaaaagtcATGAGTGTCCGAGGAAGGCTGTAGGGTCGGAGGAGAATCCTGTCAGTGGTCATGCAGGTTCCCTGTGGTCATGCAGTGTGGCTTTGACAACCCAGAAGAGATTAGAAATAAAACCAAACTATATATGATTGCAAACATCATGACACGGAAACTTATTGGTGTGTATCCCATAAACTAGAGTAAGACTGTAACACATGAGAAATATGTTAACTGTTTTGTGGTTTTGAAATTTCCCATTCAGACATGGTCTGAATATTAAATAGACAATCCAGCATTTTAACCATTTAGCTATATGGTCAAAAAGTTCAACAGAATATTAGCAATATGTGACAATGACTCAATCATATCCTTAGATATGGGATGCAAATATTTGGGTATATGCAATTTCATATTTGTGAGCGGTACCCGTTAAAAACGAGTGCATTTTTACTAACTGTaaagaattgttttttttttgtatggaCCTTTCTACAATCATATTTCGAGAATGAAACACCAATGGTCGATTCCAAAATGAGAGAGGTTTCATTGCTCTCCATGTCAGGGTCACCCTGGTTTCCATGTTCTGATGTTTtagtttatgtatgtatgtatgtatttatttatttatttatctatttatttagctgttgtggggttttttttgtaTGCACTGACAAAGAGAGACTAAGTTAGTGATGGGGGTGAAGATGTTGTAATGATGTAATCAGTGGACTGGATATACAGGGTTTATACCTCTAGCGTGTGACTGCACTTGTCCTTCTCCTGTACATATACTCAACCAACCAATCACTCTGCTTACGAGTCTGCATAGAACCAGGAAGAATCCAGGCCCCAGCCCAAGTCACCTTTTTGACTTCAGTGGAAAAGTCTGACTCCAACAGAAAGTAAAGTCAGAACAGCAAACGGCTGGGCTTCTGGTCAAGGATTGGTTCTTCATAGACTGATACATACATACTGATGGTTCCATCATTGCTAAAAACATTATGGCTGCACTTTAACCTCATACAAACCAGTGTGACACGGGGACTTCTAAAAACTGTATGAAATACCACACTCACAGTACATGAACATTACTTTAAATCACTTCAACTGGTGTAacgttatttttgtttttaaatacttTTCACATACATTTGTTGTGTTATTCAAGTCTCATTTTGATATGACAATCTTCATTTTTTCATTCCAACTTTACTGCGAGCCTTTTGGCAAGGTGTATAGGCTCAGGCTAAAACGACCCACCCATTCAGTAAATTGTGTGCTCACGGCACCATTGTGAAATGCATTTGGATGGTTTCCAGTCAAATGTGCAACATTGCAACTGTACAAAGTCATTGTTCAGAAGTCATTGAATGTCCATGGTAGCTCCTGTTCAACCACAATAGTACAATCATATCCAATATTTTGACTGATAAACGGACGGTGCTGAGACTGCAAGTCATGAGAATATACAAATGTTCTGCTGTTTGATAAATGAAAAagtaaatgtgtatgtgcaaCAAAGAGGATTTTGCTGGAACATTCGTCATTGAATACATTCCTAATGGCACTTGATGGTTGCTGCAGATTGAACTAATAAGTAATTTATTGTAGCAAATTTCAAATAAATTCATTATGCAGCCACATAAAGTTAGTTTTTCGCAaccctttttttgttttactaaCAAACTTCTATGCGAACGCCAAAAACAGTAGAATCCAACACTGATGTCCTCAACCAATGGCACTTTGTTTTTACTGTCCTGTGTGTTTAAACAAAGCTGCATGCTGACTGACATTTAACAGTTTTATCACTGTGTTAGTTTATGCAGCTGCTTATCTGACAGTGAtgatcattcttttttttttttcattacatTTTTTCTGTGCCAAATGTACAAGTAAACACATATTTGTCTTAAATACTTTTTTCTGAACTAGTCGGTTTGACTTTAAGGGAACTGAGATGGCAGATTGTTTATATCCTTTTCTTAAAGGGACAATCAAATCCCTTGATCCTAGAGTGTTCCAAGTCCATACACTACATTATgtattgttatatatatatatataaaaaaagaaaactatttCACAAGACAGCCTGGATGTTAGCTTGGATATGATATGAGTATTCCTGTTGTCCAATTCACAACATCTCTGTGTTGCCAATGAAGTTGCTCTGGCCCACACGGTCATTTAAAGGGCGGGTATATGAGGTGCTAGCTAATTACATCACCCATGCGCTCGGGGGTTTCCAGTGAACCAAGGGGCAAAGTCCTCCGGGCTGCCCACCCCTAGTCCTCAGCTTTGTGTATGCAGCTTATTGCCAATGTAGTACTGCTTCAAATAGACTTAtagcaaatgtaaaaaaaaagaaataaaataagcaTTTTCATCAACGGTCATCATTGCCTATACTACAGAAAAGGGGATTTTAAGCACAATTCAGCTGCCTGACTGCTGTTGGCACATATAttgtaataataacaaaatgGATAAGGTTATATGTGACTATTTACATTTAGAACATTATGGTGTCACATGCTTAAACGCAAAGTAATTTTCTTATGAAAACATGGGAGCTCATCATCAGAGTATGATACATTTTCCATTACAAAAATGTTTCAACTAATCCTTTGATGACAGGATTTTATATGACATCACCTTccttctcgctttctctctaactctccttctttctctctgtcgctcgattgttcatttatttttgtaCCACATGGCATGGCATTTTGTTGATATAATACTTTTGCTATAAATGTTTAAAATCACACATTGCAGTGATATTTCATTTTGAAATCGTGAACTTTGTACAATTTTTATCATGCTGGTGTTAACATCTACTCTAAATAAAACCCGTGTTGCCATAGTCACGGTTGCAAggccatttcttttttttttttggggggggggggtcgtgtgcTGACAAAGAAAGACTAAATGGGTGAAGAGAGTTAGTGATGGGTGGAAATGTTATGTGGATGTAACCAGTGGGCTGGATATACAGGGTTTACTTGTCTTTTCCTGTAGTCCTACAAATATACTCAACCAACTAATCACTCTGCCTGCTTACAAATCTGCATGAAACCAAGAAGAGTCCATTCCTTTTTATCCCACCAGTTCGAAGACAATGTTCAATGAAGATGGggtaaattatataaaaaatatttctaTCACACTCCTCAACTCCGCTTTGTGGAGACCTTAAATTAAGGAAAGAAGAAAGGAACTGGAAGCTGACTTGAGCTGACAGCAGCATTACCATGGACAATTACAGCAGCCTAATAGAAGGTATTGGGAAAACAAAGATATTGGATAAGGTTGGGTGTTTTCTGTCTTGTGATGACGACCCTAAAGCAGGTGCTCTGACTGTCTGCTCAGAGGGATCAGGGattatgtgtgtctgagtgtgtgtgcactccatCTGTGGATGCAGCCAGGGCCCCTCTTTGTTTCTTCGTTCTTCATTTAGCCCCACATGTAGCCCATGTTATTGCATCTATGCATCTATCCCTGCCCGAGTCCACCCGAGCTTTGTTAAAGGTGACCAAGAAGGTTGTCTTAGTCTATCTGCAGCCACTCTCTGCTGCTATAATATTTCCTGACAAAACACATGCAGCCACTcccttacaaaaaaataactgcataGCCTACTTCTATAAATACTGCAGTTTTGGAGGACATATTTGCCGTTCTTATGCAGGAAATGtagtattttggacatgaaaaaactgcattgtactgcatagtgctgtaggcctactttactgcagaaattcagtattttggacatgaaactGTACTGCACTGTACTGTATCATAACTGCATGTATTGTTTGTAAGGGGTCTGCTGCAATGATATTCCCTGACAAAACACAACTCGTTAATCCTACAAATATGTTGACAAAATACTGTATTGAGATAGTAAAAAAAACTCACGGGGTTAGCTACTGCCAATGAGCAAAATTAATCTGGGGAATGACACTGGCAAGCAGCAGCTGCGACGGGGGTCCAAGCTCATAAGCTAACAAGTCACGGGTAGAGTGGGTGGGGCTCCGGGCTGTCTCAGCTGGTCCTCAAGAGCGTCTGTCTCGAACCGAAGTTCAGTGAGTCTTGTTGTCCCGTAGCAGTGATGGCTGCTCCGTTAGCACACTTCGATGAAGACTGGCAGGACTTTAATGAATTCAGACCTACCTCTGAATGGCCAAATCAGCTGGATCAGATCAACTCCAATGTCGGCGACACAACAGGGTTTGAGGACTTTTCAGATCTGGACAACAGTTTTTCAGGGGAGATATGCAGCTTCAAGTCAATGGAAGACCTTGTGAACGATTTTGATGAGAAGCTAAATATGTGTTTTCGGAATTACAACACTAAGATAGAAAATATCGCTCCAGTACAACCCATCACAGAAGATAATTTCCTGAAGGACGACGAGTAAGTAACGTTATGACACTATCGCCTTTTTATATGTCCATGTTTCACTGCCTATGTAACAACAGGGCATAAGCTAGCAAGGAAACGTTAGCTTGCTAGAAGCTAGTCACCCAGCACAGTAGCAGCAGCTAAGTAATCTCAGTGAGAGCAGCATTTTAACTCGTTTACATGAGGTCGGATTGCAAATTAACCAATAAACTATAGATTTGCAACCAGATTAGCAAATTAACCAATTAGTGTTAAGGGGTCGCAGATAACGTTAGCAAAATTATTATAGCTGACCACAGAGCTGGGCTAACTTCACTGCTAGTGATAGCAAGACCAACTAGCCAAAGAGGTCAGTAAGTTATATGCCTGCGCATTAACAGTGGACTGGGAAAAGATGGCTAACTAACCCGATAAGTAGGTAGGTTAGTAAGCGTGGCAATTTACAGGAATATTGTTATCGCTAAATGGTAGGCTATCTGTTGTAGCAATGAGGTATTTGGGTAAGTCGCGGTAGCGGTGGCAAATGACTGGTCATAGCCTTAAAAACTGACACAACGATAGCCAACTCAAGCCTCACAAAAACACCTCTGTGGCCATAagtaaaagggggaaaaaacgacCCTATGTAAGTTAAACAAATAGGTAAACTTACTGGTATAAGTATTTGATGACTTGTTATAAACACTGGCATTTCACTTCAGGATAAAAGTACTGTGTACTTAAATTGTAGCAAGTCACTTTACCTGTATCATGAAAATATTGACGAACAGCTTTCAGATCCATCAGTGGGGTGATTATTCTGTCCAGGTCTGTTTATCGTACAgaaacatgcaaaacattacgtAACCTCAACTGTTTCCACTGTTTATTTTAGAGAGTATATTTGTCACTCAGACATCTGATAGTTAAAACTGATCTATTCACTTTTTGGTTTTCAACATAATCTCTACCATTCTCTCACTAGACATTCTGTGAAAGTGACTCCACAATGCAGTGAATAAATCCATAATTCCTGTTCTTTGTTTAACTGGTGGTAATTTTCCTCTTCCAACCCACAGATGCATGACGTGTCTTTGAAGATTATGTTGCAATGTATTGAATATTGCAGAATCACTGTCATGATGCAGTTGTTATCATGATGGGCGATGGGTTGTGATAATTAACTCACAATCTGATACTGTTATCCCCACCCCTGCTAGAGAGACTTTGGGGATTAAGAGAATAACTCATGGGGCGAATTTTACTGCCTTCCTTCTCATGGTGGAATGGTAGACAATAATGCAAGGAGATTTTCTCCCCTGACATTTTCCAGCGCTAGATAGCAGTTCGAAGAggacatgtaggctatttttcTGCCTGggtctttgtgtctgtggtttTTATATACATATGTGGTCGTCTGTGATCATGCATGTTAATgtgcatctgcatgtgtgtgtgcgcgcgtgtattcgtgcgtgtgtgtgttctttggtAATGTTATAGACATGCCACTTCAAAGGCTGGCGGGGGATCCGAAGCCTGGAAATGGCCTCCCTGACATGTCGCACCAGAGAAAGAGCAGCGAAGATGCAGGGATATCAGAgacaaggatggagagagacagggcagTAGAGACGAAGAGATGCGTAAAAAAAGAGATGCTTAAAAGAGAAACATGGAGAGCAGGGCGAAGCCAGAAaaaggagaacagagagagagagagtcagagaaacATGGAGAGCAGGGCGAAGCCAGAAAGAGGAgaactgagagagagtgagagctagAGTGAGAGCTAGAGTGAGAGCTAGAGTGAGAGctagagtgagagtgagagagagagtgagagcaatagagagagcaagggatgGAGATGAGACGAGAAGCGAAGTGACTGAGAGGACTGTTGCGAATGTGTGGTGGATAGAGCAGAGAGGCATAGGCAGAGGTCACACTTGACTGCACTGTCCTCAGGGCGAGCCGCGCTGTCTTAACAACGTCCAGTCTCCTCGTACAGACCCAGACCGGTTTAACCCCACTGCTATCTCTGCGTTCAAGCAAAGCGAGATTTCATTTGCAGACTTGTTCAGCTAGGGGAGGATGTCAAAAGTCATCATGAAATCATTTGAAGCAGACTATACTGTACTTTTAATTTTAATGAGTCAGTACCATCTGGTGTGGAGCTTTCAGGGTACAGTCCCCATATGAAAGTTCATTTCAAAAGTTGCATGCGAGggtataggctatagcctacatctaAGTTGTTACTTGATTTAGTTCTGGTAAATTGGCAGGTGAACCAATACACCTTGGAGCTGTACTGTAGATATGTAGTAGATCCTTACATAAGTCTCTGTCCTCTTCCTATAGAATCTGGAACGCTCTGACGGATAACTATGGCAACGTGATGCCAGTGGACTGGAAAACCTCTCACACACGCTCCCTCCACTTACCCACCCTCAACCTAACAGAGCAGAGGGTAAGCCTACAGTCACATCACAAGGCCATGTGATGTCCATGTTCCCACAGCATgaagacatacaaaaatatCATTTGATGCATTTAGCATTTTATGTTTGAGACTATTTTTGTGTTCTGCAGTAggttttaaaggaaccatatgtaagaaatgtatttcaatgaaTCATAAAATgtccctgatatgtcactagacattaaaaaatcatgttaatttcaaatacttatatcagtgacaacagtagtccggccaggatattgtcatttaaaaagtgaagttgcagccctcaactgatgttgatgttgtgttttatcatgtcatgttgtgttttggcctgatgcgccaccctctacctatctactaatcacaaagtcagtagtgttttggcatccgggttggcaacctcgagtcagggggaagggggaggggatacactgcTCTACAGTAGTTTGAAGTGTTTGTGTTAAAGTgtttgcagtaccagttttggccacaatcttacatatggttcctttaaactaCTGGTTACTGGTGCAGTTTTcacattttgtgtgtttgcgtttgtgtttatatttacTGCATGTGTATGTTCCCCCATTAGAAAGAGGACAACTCGTCACTGGACCTCTCAGATGATGAGGAGCTGCGGGAGCAAATGGACATGCACTCCATTATCGTGTCGTGTGTCCATGATGAGCCACTCTTCACCGCTGAGCAGGTCAGTTACAACACTCTCTGTTCGGCTCCATTGAGCAGGAGATGGGATATATTATATGGAAAATAAATAGCAATGCTTCCTCCTCACTGGTTGTTTGCAGCAGTTCATACAGACTAGCGTTCAAACCATGGGTCAAGCTACCAGTGCCAAGCACACTATTGATTCCTTGTGTAAACACAGAATACAAAATGGCAGGTAGTCCTTCCCATAGCGTGGTAGTGGTTAGAACATGAAACAGCATTTTTATTGCTGCtacatgtaaataaacatttttctttttgcaTAATGGACACTGCAATCAAGGTCCTGGCTGTAGGTTCCGAGTTCCCAAATAAGCATATCCCTGTAggttaaataataaaaacataattattttcatttttctctGACCGATTTAGATAGGAAATGGAAGATAGGTTTCCACTTCACTCCTGAAAAATGCCTCAGAATAAAATCCTTTCTGAGGCCATTTGGCATCTATTTCCCCCGATAGCAGCGTTTCTAACGATCCCTGTACTGTGGAAGGAGTTTTTAGCTCCCGGTTTAACTAATGAGTCAGACTCACTATATTTGGGCAATGCCATCAGCAACTCTTTTCTGGGACACACCCTGCAGAATTTATGCCTGGAAATCTTTAATACTGCGTTCACAGCGCAACAGGCgcctctgtttttgttgttgtttttttttgagtTGCGGAGCTTTAAGCTAGAATGTGCTGCATTGTAGGTAACCGTGACAACCCTTTATGGGATACAGAACTGTGTGAAAGTTCTTGGCACCCCTCAGGAGCCACACTAGGATGTCTGGCCCCACAAGTGTTGTTGAGGGACTGTGGTTGTATTTTTGGGAACATTATGCACTGACCACAAGCCACTGTGTTCTGAGAGGGTTGTTGTTGACCTTGACTAGGCCATAGCAATGCAGATGTTATCGTGGTGGATGTACAACAAGAGCGTCATGTGATAGGGGTCACTGAAGGGGAAAATGCTGGTATATCTCTTAAGTGTGCTATGTCTGCTAGGTCTTCTgttgaccgtgtgtgtgtgtgtgtgtgtgtgtgtgtttaggttatTGAGGAAATTGAGGAGATTATGCAAGAGTCTCCAGACCCAGAGGAGGATGACAGTCCATCTCAGTCCGACATGTCCCTGCTCTGCCAGGAGATGAACACACTCAACAGGTCCAGCTCCACCAGCAGCTACgaagagagtaagtgtgtgtctgtatctgtgtctgtgtctgtgttttttagATATCCCTCTACAGCAACTAGCTACCCCTACTGACCATGGTTATTATTGCCACAATACGAGTGTGAAGGATTAGGGAATTGGAGATATTGTTAGCCTGTGTTTGTAAATGTTGAGGTGGGCATAAATGTAGGCCATATTAATTATATAAGACACCCTGCATTGTATAATGGGTTCTGTAATTGGCGTCCAGTCGCATAAATCAGAGATTACGTAATGTTGATGCTATAAGCAGCCCCACAGCACAGTGTGTGTTCAGGCTTATTACGGACCATATACCTCATATGAGGATTTATATAATACCAAactctggcctgtgtgtgtgtgagagaggttgtcataatgtgtgtgtgtgtgaggttgtcatAATGCCTGTTTGTGTTAGTCCAACTGGAGGCATTATGTGGATGTGGCTGCACGTGTGCATGAGTGAAGATGCTGTGCCTTTGATGCTGTTGGGAGCATGGTCAGCAGCAAAGTATTAGTTAGTTGTGTGTTGACTGTGCGTGCTTGTCAGTTTGGCTGTGTGTAGAACTTGAGCATGTATGTGTTGGAGAtggagtgatgagagagagagagagagagagagagagcaagagagaaagcgaAAGCAGACTATCTCATAAGAGCTGCTGGCAAAGTGACTTGAGCTGTCATTCTACATCTCATTCAGCTTCTAGCAACTGAAtcatggctctgtgtgtgtgtgtgcgtgtgtgtgtgagggagagggggggggggggcggcatcTGTTCTATTTATGtcttttggatgtgtgtgtctctatgttcTTGTCGGTGTGTTTTTCACAACTTCACATTCAGTATCTTTTCtcgagtgtgtctgtgcatgtatgcaGTTTGTTTAGTACGTGCATTCATTCATACGGCTGTTGTTCTCTAGATAAGCTGAGGACTCAGCTGCTGCAggcagcttgtgtgtgttgtttgtgtgtgtgt
The nucleotide sequence above comes from Alosa sapidissima isolate fAloSap1 chromosome 6, fAloSap1.pri, whole genome shotgun sequence. Encoded proteins:
- the LOC121711634 gene encoding fasciculation and elongation protein zeta-2-like, with the protein product MAAPLAHFDEDWQDFNEFRPTSEWPNQLDQINSNVGDTTGFEDFSDLDNSFSGEICSFKSMEDLVNDFDEKLNMCFRNYNTKIENIAPVQPITEDNFLKDDEIWNALTDNYGNVMPVDWKTSHTRSLHLPTLNLTEQRKEDNSSLDLSDDEELREQMDMHSIIVSCVHDEPLFTAEQVIEEIEEIMQESPDPEEDDSPSQSDMSLLCQEMNTLNRSSSTSSYEESKCVSVSVSVSVFFRYPSTATSYPY